Part of the Virgibacillus necropolis genome, TTTAATGGATGAAATTTTACTGATGTATGAGTTTGTGCCGAATATAGTGGAAATTTTAAAAACTGCTACTGTTAATGCTGGGAAAATACTAGATAGACCGGTTGGACAAATTCAAGAAGGATTTAAAGCAGATTTAACTTTGTTAAAGGAAAACCCGTTAGAAGATTTAAATCACTTAAAAGGAGTAAAACAGGTTTATATAGGTGGGAAACTTGTTTACTCTAACTAGATAAATCTAAAGTCTAATAATCATGGAATAAATAACAAATTTTATTTTAAGGCGTTTTGATTTTGATATAAGTATAAAGGGATGAGTATATTGAATTCTTATTTAACGAGTTATTTTGTTTATAATTGTAGTTCAGTTGAAAGGAGCAGCAATCATGCAATTAAGAATAACAAATGAAGAAATATTAATGAGACAAGAGAGTTTTCTTAAGAAGTTATCTGATAAAAATATTGAAGGAGCCATTTTATTTAAAGATATAGATATTTTCTATTTAACAGGTTTTCGATTTATTGCTACCGAAAGACCTATAGCATTGATAATAGATCCTAATGGCACTACTTTTCTTTTTGTTCCTTTATTAGAAAATGATTACGCATATGAAAATGCCAATGTTGATAACATTATTACCTACCCAGAATATCCTGGATTAAAACATCCAATGGATTACCTTAATGAGCAATTAATAAGTTTAGACTTTAACAATATTAATTTTGGGGTGGACTCCGATGGATACAGTTCGCCATATGGTTATAGAGGTCCTCGTCTAAGTGAAATTTTTGATAATAAAAGGTTCACTAATATTAATAATGTTGTTGAAGAAATGAGATTTGTTAAGTCTGAAGGAGAAATAGAATTAATAAAAGAATCATGTAGATGGGGTAATCTAGCACATCGACTTTTACAGAAATATTCGCGTACAGGCTTAAGCGAAATTGAGGTTTCTATGAAAGCAACTTCTGAAGCCACTTTAGCTATGGTTGATACATTGGGTTCAGGGTATACACCACTTGGTAAACCAGCATTTGCAGAATTTAGAGGACAAATAGGACCAATGTCAGCTTTCCCACACGTTACAACACAAAATTTAACTTTAAGAAAGGGCGATAACTTAGTCACGTGGGGGGCAGCCGATGTATGGGGATATCAAAGTGAGTTGGAACGGACTATGTTTGTTGAAGAAGTGAGTTCGGAACAGGAAAAATATTTTAACTTTATGTACGAAGCACAAGAGATTGCGTTTAATAATATTAAACCAGGTCAACTAGTTTCAACCGTAGATAAGGAAGTGCAAAGATTTATTGATGTAAGTGGTATCCGCCAATTTGTGCCACATCACACAGGTCATTCTATTGGTTTAATGATGCACGAGGCCCCTTTTTTCGATTTAGGGGATGACACTATAATGAAACCTGGAATGGTGTTTACAGTAGAACCGGGTATATTTGTAAAAGGAATAGGTGGATTTAGACATTCAGATACTGTTGTAGTTACTGAAAGTGGTATGGAAAAGTTAACCTATTATCCCAGAGACTTAGCATCATTAATTTGCTAAAGTTTATCAAATTACTTTTTTCATAAAAGGACCTTTTATCTTTTATACAGAAACAATCCTTGGAAATGACGCCGTTTACATTGTAAACTTTTTTGAAAAAGTAAGCATATGTGTTAAATTTTTTTGACACAGAATAAAATCAAAAGGTTTATAAAATGTGATTAATAGGTATTAAGCAGCTTAAAAATTACTCATAGATATCTTGGCACGCGTCTTGCATATTTGTATTATATAATTTTGCAAGAAAAAATAACAGATTATTGTAAATATGAAAATTTGATATTTAATTCAAAATATATAATTTTATAAAGGAGGCGTTGGTTTTGTCTAAGAAAAAGTTATGGAATTTATGTATTACAGTATTCTGTTTATCATTACTGGTAGGGTGCTATGGTGGTGAACCAGTTGATGATACCGAGAAGAAAGAGAGTCAGGGTTCAGAATCTAGTGTACTTCATTTAGCAACTACAGGTGAAATACCGACTTTAAAAACAAATGGAACCATGGATGGATTATCACAAACAATAATAATGAATATTTTTGAAGGACTTTATAGACAAGGTCCTGATCATGAACCAATTGAGGGAATGGCAAAGGATTATGAGGCCAGCGAAGATGGAAAAAAACTTACTTTCCATTTAAAAGAAGATGCTACCTGGTCAAATGGAGATCCTGTTACCGCACATGATTTTGTTTACGCATGGAAGAAAGCACTTCATCCGGATACTTTCTCCCCCCATGCATACATGATGGGTCCAATTAAAAATGCAACTGATATTCAGGATCCAGATAGTGAATTATTTGGAAAGGTTGAGGAACTTGGTGTAAAGGCAACTAGTGACTATACCCTAGAAGTTGTTCTTGAAAGTAATGTTCCATATTTTTTCCAGTTACTAACTCATCCAGTATTTTATCCGCAGAATGAAAAGTTTGTTGAATCACAAAATGACAATTATGCACTCGAAGTAGAAAACCTTATATTTAATGGCCCATTTATTTTAGATTCATGGGATCATGGTCAAGGGTGGATATTGAAAAAAAATACAAAATACTGGGATGCAAAAAATGTCAAAGTAGATCAAATCGACTTTAAAATTGCAAAAGAAACCTCAACAGAAGTTAATTTATATGAATCGGACACAATAGACGTAGCAAATTTATCTTCAGAATTTGTGGATGTTTATAAAGATCATGAAGATTATCGCACATCTCTAGAATCAGAAATGTACTTTATGCGTTTTAATCAAAAAAATAAATATTTAGCTAATGTGAGCATTCGTAAGGCCATTGATATGGCTTGGGATAAGGAAAAAGCTACTGAGATTATTTTGAAAAATGGGTCAGTTCCTGCTTACTACCTTATACCACATAATTTCACTAAGTCGCCGGATGGAGTTGATTTTCGTAAGCGTTACGGTGATTTAAATAAAGGGAGTATTGAAAAGGCACAGGAACTTTGGAAAAAGGGACTA contains:
- a CDS encoding M24 family metallopeptidase is translated as MQLRITNEEILMRQESFLKKLSDKNIEGAILFKDIDIFYLTGFRFIATERPIALIIDPNGTTFLFVPLLENDYAYENANVDNIITYPEYPGLKHPMDYLNEQLISLDFNNINFGVDSDGYSSPYGYRGPRLSEIFDNKRFTNINNVVEEMRFVKSEGEIELIKESCRWGNLAHRLLQKYSRTGLSEIEVSMKATSEATLAMVDTLGSGYTPLGKPAFAEFRGQIGPMSAFPHVTTQNLTLRKGDNLVTWGAADVWGYQSELERTMFVEEVSSEQEKYFNFMYEAQEIAFNNIKPGQLVSTVDKEVQRFIDVSGIRQFVPHHTGHSIGLMMHEAPFFDLGDDTIMKPGMVFTVEPGIFVKGIGGFRHSDTVVVTESGMEKLTYYPRDLASLIC
- a CDS encoding peptide ABC transporter substrate-binding protein gives rise to the protein MSKKKLWNLCITVFCLSLLVGCYGGEPVDDTEKKESQGSESSVLHLATTGEIPTLKTNGTMDGLSQTIIMNIFEGLYRQGPDHEPIEGMAKDYEASEDGKKLTFHLKEDATWSNGDPVTAHDFVYAWKKALHPDTFSPHAYMMGPIKNATDIQDPDSELFGKVEELGVKATSDYTLEVVLESNVPYFFQLLTHPVFYPQNEKFVESQNDNYALEVENLIFNGPFILDSWDHGQGWILKKNTKYWDAKNVKVDQIDFKIAKETSTEVNLYESDTIDVANLSSEFVDVYKDHEDYRTSLESEMYFMRFNQKNKYLANVSIRKAIDMAWDKEKATEIILKNGSVPAYYLIPHNFTKSPDGVDFRKRYGDLNKGSIEKAQELWKKGLKELGESEISLELLSYDDGQRKSVAEYIKNQLEKNLPGLSIAINQQPNKQKLALEDKQEYDISYSGWRSDVNDPVDFLSVFLSDGPYNWQDFENKEYDNLVKKAQTDFTNLEQRFSNLQEAERILIDEEAAISPLYQAGKARLIKPYVKGFVAHPNSTYTYKWVHIENK